The following proteins are encoded in a genomic region of Xenopus laevis strain J_2021 chromosome 3L, Xenopus_laevis_v10.1, whole genome shotgun sequence:
- the hes7.1.L gene encoding transcription factor HES-7.1-B (The RefSeq protein has 5 substitutions compared to this genomic sequence) has product MKGTSEVKPMETHRKLLKPLVEKRRRERINNSLEKLRIFLSQTLKSEKLKNPKVEKAEILECTVQFLQSRKLLPLDREAVDKEYQSGFQHCLETTLHFMNSKPDMNGVTKELLSHQMSSCKPPSDAWSPTCAPLTKHVPSLSYQDSTPHLVSNSISISPTKTLVDSHFTYQTFKTWRPWV; this is encoded by the exons ATGAAGGGAACAAGTGAAGTCAAACCCATGGAAACCCATAGAAAG CTATTAAAGCCGTTGGTGGAGAAAAGGCGGAGGGAGAGGATAAATAACAGCCTGGAGAAGCTGAGAATTTTCCTATTTCAAACCCTGAAAAGTGAG AAACTTAAGAATCCAAAAGTGGAGAAGGCTGAGATTCTGGAGTGCACGGTCCAGTTTCTCCAGTCCAGGAAACTTCTCCCACTGGATAGGGAAGCGGTGGATAAAGAATACCAATCGGGGTTCCAGCATTGCCTGGAGACGACCTTGCATTTCATGAACTCCAAACCTGACATGAATGGTGTGACCAAGGAGCTGCTCTCCCACCAGATGTCCTCCTGCAAGTCACCTTCTGACGCCTGGAGTCCCAACTGTGCTCCATTGACAAAACACGTACCTTCCCTTAGCTACCAAGACTCAGCACCGCATTTAGTGTCCAACAGCATCTCCATCAGCCCTACAAAGACTCTGGTTGACAGTCATTTCACTTACCAAAGCTTCAAGACCTGGAGACCCTGGGTATGA